The following proteins are encoded in a genomic region of Pagrus major chromosome 16, Pma_NU_1.0:
- the cnksr1 gene encoding connector enhancer of kinase suppressor of ras 1, translating into MEPITSWSEERVSEWLQGLDAPLHQYQVSEWRLSGLDLLQLTSQDLEKLGVHKIGHQELILEAVEKLCSLTYGIGGENLRGLTEKLRAVSHTLQMGIQGRWRLNSYDGGSTTKLPAGVLQVVVELITSAKGLFSLLNRYQFFQLSGFTTAKNIFDYCRELGDIVHKEITVYDKEKDIISVCRQLVAVCDEILNSSPESLLTHTAQLESVDLVPVAPGDQLGIEISSTGSSNHYVTGTAAEPSSDVYVKILAGDEVIQVNDQIVVGWSRANLVKKLRENPSGVTLVLKKIPASVRRRHPLQLSSTQKEEEEKEERSEEEEEEEEEENPRHSIFERVAASVRSLSFRRAVHGPEVQQQPMGQEESELPSDKDPEGSLTLTSYQNQQGGLSPLSASGDFESFESSRLSPGLRQDRSPSPRSPSPLIFDSFRSSSPQRVNQETASISSCPEMVGHMGNKDRDKTSTKGMSTALSRRRVSCRELVRPDCDGWLWKKRKESSVFLTQKWQRFWFVLKGPALYWYTSQQDEKAEGFVNIASYNIESAGEHKRKYVFQMRHQRFQNFFFAADNVSDMSKWINCLIPAIQRHKKFQQGPDNEEECYSETESESERSPSPRRRYKKVQSHTLPRPRGKTPRVPLSSPSTGGSKGTGGPEDEMSTMLNNIKEGGVSLIGHEQPFTHDHFRKSFIRRNKNPVINEKIHTLRALQSTLKAKEAELLQINKMLEDSDLTASKYRQWKEHHEELVQEIDRAAAVKASKEGLDEASAQDTPTEEVATETVAKETATAETEGAYRLSLSDGEQLVDAEPSDVLLEIPQGSLSTESSPVLELSLGSLQESINKQLSEMVESGEVSESYFYI; encoded by the exons ACATATGGCATAGGTGGAGAGAACCTACGTGGCCTGACAGAGAAGCTGCGCGCCGTTTCCCACACCCTCCAGATGGGCATCCAGGGCCGCTGGCGCCTCAACAGCTACGATGGAGGCAGCACCACCAAGCTGCCTGCTGGTGTTCTGCAGGTTGTGGTGGAGCTCATCACCTCTGCCAAAGGACTCTTCTCTTTGCTCAACAG GTATCAGTTTTTCCAGCTCAGTGGATTTACCACCGCCAAGAACATTTTTGACTACTGCAGAGAGCTGGGAGACATTGTCCACAAG GAAATCACTGTCTATGATAAGGAGAAGGACATCATCTCTGTG TGCCGTCAGTTGGTGGCAGTGTGTGATGAGATCCTGAACTCCAGCCCCGAGTCACTACTTACCCACACTGCTCAGCTCGAGAGCGTGGACCTGGTGCCTGTCGCACCTGGTGATCAGCTG GGGATCGAGATATCGTCCACCGGCTCCAGTAACCACTACGTGACCGGAACTGCAGCTGAG CCTTCGTCTGATGTCTATGTGAAGATCTTGGCTGGGGATGAAGTGATTCAAGTCAACGACCAGATAGTG GTGGGCTGGAGCAGAGCGAACCTTGTGAAGAAGCTGCGGGAGAATCCCAGCGGAGTGACTCTGGTCCTGAAGAAGATTCCTGCATCGGTGCGACGCAGACACCCGCTCCAGCTCTCCTCCACACAG aaggaggaagaggagaaagaagagaggtcagaggaggaagaggaagaggaagaggaagagaatcCGAGGCACTCCATATTTGAAAGGGTAGCAGCTTCTGTCAGGTCCCTGTCTTTCAG GAGAGCCGTTCACGGGCCAGAGGTACAGCAGCAGCCTATGGGACAGGAGGAATCAGAGTTGCCCTCTGACAAGGACCCGGAGGGGAGTCTGACACTCACGTCATATCAGAACCAACAGGGGGGGCTGTCACCGCTGTCAGCTTCAG GGGATTTTGAAAGTTTTGAGAGTTCGAGGCTCTCCCCTGGACTGAGACAAGACCGGTCGCCGTCGCCCAGAAGTCCGTCTCCCTTAATATTCGATTCATTCAGAAGTTCTTCACCTCAGAGAGTCAAccaggaaacagctagcataAGTTCCTGCCCTGAAATGGTGGGTCACATG GGGAATAAAGACAGAGATAAGACCTCAACAAAAG GAATGTCGACGGCTCTGAGTCGGCGTCGTGTGTCCTGCCGTGAGCTGGTTCGCCCCGATTGCGACGGCTGGctgtggaagaagaggaaggagagcagTGTCTTCCTCACCCAGAAGTGGCAGCGCTTCTGGTTCGTCCTCAAGGGGCCTGCCCTTTATTGGTACACCAGCCAACAG gatGAGAAGGCAGAGGGTTTCGTCAATATCGCCAGCTACAACATAGAGAGCGCTGGAGAGCACAAGCGAAAATA CGTGTTTCAAATGCGTCACCAGCGGTTTCAGAACTTCTTCTTCGCTGCTGACAATGTCAGTGACATGAGCAA GTGGATTAACTGTCTGATCCCAGCCATACAGAGGCATAAGAAGTTCCAGCAAGGCCCAGATAATGAAGAAG AATGTTACAGTGAGACTGAATCAGAAAGCGAGAGATCACCTTCGCCCCGCAGACGATACAAG AAAGTGCAGTCCCACACTCTGCCTCGCCCCAGGGGGAAGACACCCAGGGTGCCGTTATCGAGTCCTTCAACAGGGGGCAGCAAAGGAACAG GAGGGCCAGAAGACGAGATGAGCACGATGCTGAACAACATAAAGGAAGGAGGAGTTTCTTTGATAGGCCATGAGCAGCCGTTTACGCACGACCACTTCAGGAAGTCATTCATCCGACGCAACAAGAACCCCGTCATCAACGAGAAAATACACACGCTGCGGGCCCTGCAAAGCACTCTGAAG GCCAAAGAGGCGGAGCTGCTGCAGATCAACAAGATGCTAGAGGACTCTGATCTGACAGCTTCAAAGTACCGTCAGTGGAAGGAGCACCACGAGGAGCTGGTTCAAGAGATCGACAGAGCGGCTGCGGTCAAGGCCTCCAAAGAAGGACTGGACGAGGCGTCAGCGCAGGACACGCCCACTGAGGAGGTTGCCACGGAAACTGTCGCTAAGGAAACAGCCACCGCAGAGACAGAGGGCGCATACAGACTGAGCCTCAGCGACGGGGAGCAGTTGGTGGACGCGGAACCATCTGATGTTCTCCTGGAGATCCCACAGGGTTCTCTGAGCACGGAGTCGAGTCCGGTGTTAGAACTGTCTCTGGGATCGCTGCAGGAGTCGATAAATAAACAGCTGAGTGAAATGGTGGAGAGCGGAGAAGTGTCTGAGAGCTACTTCTACATTTAA
- the cldn23l gene encoding claudin-23, whose product MHTPASMVMGIVFAPLGLVLLFTAAITPQWREGRARLGVAGPGSLLRSGTKGQGSVEALLLLRSDGLWESCLQVEHSELKQCWPVAGPYQRDPRVRLAQGLILTSLFLCGTGIVLACIGVRCWTDIPLRGVTATGGLLVVMSGLLSLTALSVYTHNLGRLGMADPSQGINNSKFPHLSLHPAGSLYFGWLGSCLQVLGGGALLFSFKRPRCPTCPSCPDLPACPACSSCPEITNKPDTGVYEVSC is encoded by the coding sequence ATGCACACTCCAGCCTCCATGGTGATGGGGATCGTCTTTGCCCCCTTGGGATTGGTCCTGCTCTTCACCGCCGCCATCACCCCTCAGTGGAGAGAGGGACGGGCCCGTCTGGGCGTGGCAGGGCCGGGGTCACTCCTTCGGTCTGGAACGAAAGGTCAGGGGTCAGTGGAGGCTCTGCTCCTGCTGCGCTCGGATGGACTCTGGGAGAGCTGCCTGCAGGTGGAGCACTCAGAGCTGAAGCAGTGCTGGCCCGTGGCAGGTCCGTACCAAAGAGACCCGAGGGTTCGCCTGGCACAAGGTTTGATTCTGACCTCTTTGTTCCTGTGTGGCACCGGCATTGTTCTGGCGTGTATCGGGGTCCGCTGTTGGACAGATATACCTCTGAGAGGTGTGACAGCTACAGGTGGACTCCTGGTGGTGATGTCCGGGCTGCTGAGCCTGACTGCACTTAGCGTGTACACCCACAATCTTGGAAGACTGGGGATGGCAGACCCAAGTCAAGGGATCAACAACAGCAAGTTCCCCCACCTCAGCCTGCATCCGGCTGGCTCCCTCTACTTTGGATGGTTGGGTTCGTGTTTACAGGTGCTGGGAGGCGGCGCCCTACTGTTTAGCTTCAAACGACCAAGATGCCCCACCTGCCCCTCCTGCCCAGATCTCCCTGCCTGCCCTGCGTGTAGTTCATGTCCAGAGATAACCAACAAGCCAGACACGGGTGTTTATGAAGTCAGCTGTTAG
- the grhl3 gene encoding grainyhead-like protein 3 homolog: MTKETETLGLVFQSENFNYNRYTNHIMDPWSYLESSVPEQNHSKPRLHPGDDLAAITMLYEQCKNQKEQKTSACNRAGNMCKTERTPTSTNEFASLETSASVMKILSENVPLSHSQEVLGSKHNTSLPISVPTTSDTYATLTSVVADTYDKQELNIIFDSLLQKWPEPGAFPDHNTETLPYSDPFPEDHSSPVYSGSYASSPPERLRNEFQFSLGAPLASPYKSNELPMVYLNKGQFYPITLHGLDNNACLSATKVKTVVMAVFENDKSPEMQLRFWNHWHARQPTVKQRVIDIADYKEVFSGISDIEEVAFNALSFVWNPSEEAKVYIGINSLSTDFSSQKGVKGLPLNIQIDTYDFSSGTNQLIHRAACQVKIFCDKGAERKMRDEERKRSKRRGKNDAGTNKSLVSSSMGSDSTFFQTLDDHATQPVLFIPETHLSSLQRIVTPMDENDRSCMKRSYQDRDQNSSPPSKQARKEDPQRVLLYVRTSAEEVFDALMLSTPTLSGLRDAVSEKYGMQKDTIGKIYKKCKRGIFVNMDDNIIEHYTNQSAFLIEMSEVAAGQFQVTLVEV; the protein is encoded by the exons ATGACCAAAGAGACTGA GACTCTGGGACTGGTCTTTCAGAGCGAGAACTTCAACTATAACCGTTACACTAACCACATCATGGACCCCTGGTCCTACCTGGAGAGCAGCGTACCTGAGCAGAACCACTCCAAACCCAGACTCCACCCAGGAGACGACCTGGCAGCCATAACCATGCTTTATGAGCAGTGCAAG aacCAGAAAGAGCAGAAGACTTCTGCATGCAACCGCGCTGGAAACATGTGCAAAACAGAGAG GACACCAACCAGCACCAATGAGTTTGCGTCACTGGAGACGTCCGCCAGCGTCATGAAGATCCTCTCTGAGAATGTTCCCTTGAGCCATTCCCAAGAGGTTTTGGGATCCAAGCATAACACCTCCCTGCCAATCTCTGTCCCCACCACCTCCGACACCTACGCCACCCTTACAAGCGTCGTAGCTGACACTTATGACAAGCAGGAGCTCAACATCATCTTTGACTCCCTGCTCCAGAAGTGGCCAGAACCCGGCGCTTTCCCTGATCACAACACGGAG ACTCTTCCCTACAGCGACCCCTTCCCCGAGGACCACTCCAGCCCGGTCTACTCCGGCTCCTACGCCAGCTCCCCACCAGAGAGACTCAGGAACGAGTTCCAGTTTTCCCTGGGAGCTCCCCTGGCTTCTCCTTACAAGTCCAATGAGCTGCCCATGGTCTACCTGAACAAGGGCCAGTTTTACCCCATCACTCTCCATGGACTGGACAACAACGCCTGCCTCAGTGCCACCAAAGTCAAG ACCGTAGTGATGGCTGTGTTTGAGAATGACAAGAGCCCAGAAATGCAGCTCCGCTTCTGGAATCACTGGCATGCGCGCCAGCCAACTGTCAAGCAGAGGGTCATTGACATCG CTGACTACAAAGAAGTGTTCAGCGGCATCAGTGACATTGAAGAAGTGGCCTTCAACGCTCTCTCCTTTGTGTGGAACCCCAGCGAAGAGGCCAAG GTGTACATTGGCATCAACTCCCTGAGCACGGACTTCTCCTCTCAGAAGGGAGTGAAAGGCCTGCCTCTCAACATCCAGATCGACACTTATGACTTCAGCTCGGGAACCAACCAGCTCATACACAGAGCTGCATGCCAGGTCAAGATTTTCTGTGATAAG ggtgcagagaggaagatgcgtgatgaggagaggaagagaagcaaAAGGAGGGGAAAGAATGATGCTGGCA ccaACAAGTCCTTAGTGAGCAGCTCCATGGGCAGCGACAGCACCTTCTTCCAAACCCTGGATGACCACGCCACCCAGCCAGTTCTCTTCATCCCAGAAACACACCTCTCCAGCTTACAGCGCATT gtCACTCCCATGGACGAGAACGACAG gAGTTGTATGAAGAGATCGTATCAAGACAGAGACCAAAACAGCTCTCCGCCCAGCAAGCAAGCCCGCAAAGAAGACCCACAAAGAG TTCTGCTGTACGTGAGGACTAGCGCTGAAGAAGTGTTTGACGCACTCATGCTCAGCACGCCGACTCTGTCAGGCCTACGAGATGCT gtTTCAGAAAAGTATGGCATGCAAAAAGACACCATCGGGAAAATCTACAAAAAATGCAAGAGAGG GATTTTCGTCAACATGGACGACAACATCATCGAACACTACACCAACCAGTCAGCCTTCCTCATTGAGATGTCCGAGGTCGCCGCCGGTCAGTTCCAGGTCACTCTCGTTGAAGTATGA